A DNA window from Thalassospiraceae bacterium LMO-JJ14 contains the following coding sequences:
- a CDS encoding AEC family transporter: protein MIADLARILLDVVTPVAVCAAIGFGWARMKQPFDSQMVTRLVSNVGVPSLVFATLVTVEIDSGIFMDMAAAALLTSVLFFAIGYVILKMTGLPIRTYLNPIAFANTGNMGLPLCLLAFGEQGLALGIAYFVVNVVLLLTVGIAVASNEYRLKDVLKRPFLYAVAGAAYFMVSDAEVPNAILSTTKLLGNFSIPLMLITLGFSLATLQIVNIKRAVFISFCRLGVGIPVGFASAALFGFTGAAHGTLVLMCSMPVAVITFLLAENYGADGRAVAGAVIISTLASFATMPALLWVLMNG from the coding sequence ATGATTGCCGATCTCGCCCGTATTCTGCTTGATGTCGTGACACCGGTAGCGGTCTGCGCCGCCATCGGTTTTGGATGGGCACGCATGAAGCAACCGTTCGACAGCCAGATGGTAACGCGGCTGGTCTCGAACGTCGGCGTCCCCTCGCTGGTCTTCGCGACACTGGTCACCGTTGAGATCGACAGCGGTATTTTCATGGATATGGCGGCGGCGGCATTGTTGACCAGTGTGCTCTTTTTCGCCATCGGTTACGTCATCCTGAAAATGACCGGGCTGCCGATCCGGACATATCTGAATCCGATCGCCTTCGCGAATACGGGCAATATGGGACTGCCGCTGTGTCTGCTGGCCTTTGGCGAGCAAGGTCTCGCGCTGGGCATCGCTTATTTTGTCGTCAATGTGGTCCTGTTGCTGACCGTCGGGATCGCCGTGGCATCGAATGAATACCGGTTGAAGGATGTGTTGAAACGGCCGTTTCTGTATGCCGTCGCCGGTGCGGCGTACTTTATGGTTTCGGATGCCGAAGTGCCGAATGCGATCCTGTCGACGACCAAGTTGCTTGGGAATTTTTCGATCCCGCTGATGCTGATCACACTGGGCTTTTCGCTGGCCACACTGCAGATCGTCAACATCAAGCGCGCCGTGTTTATTTCGTTTTGCCGGCTCGGGGTCGGCATCCCCGTCGGTTTCGCCTCGGCAGCGTTGTTCGGGTTCACCGGCGCTGCCCATGGCACGTTGGTGCTGATGTGTTCGATGCCGGTTGCCGTCATTACATTTTTGCTGGCGGAAAATTACGGCGCAGATGGCCGCGCCGTTGCCGGTGCGGTGATCATATCGACACTGGCATCCTTCGCGACCATGCCGGCCCTGCTGTGGGTGCTTATGAACGGCTAG
- the rarD gene encoding EamA family transporter RarD, translating to MGEPSDDSGAAKAPPPDRAGLIGGLCALGAFGTWGFLPVYFKYMQDVPAVEILAHRIVWSVLLVGVMLRILGRWGEVLTILENKRLMLWLCVSSLLLSCNWTLYIWAVTNGFILQGSLGYYINPLVNVVLGVLLLGERLSRAQWIAVALSLCGVIVMAVGLGAFPWIAVTLALLFGFYGYVRKTLPVGAAPGLFVETLVVLIPAVIYLLYLGWNDEGAFGTVSVGYDFLLFFAGLVTAAPLIMFAAAARRLRYATVGFFQYIAPTLQFLLAVLVYEEAFTDIHKMTFALIWTALAIYSFDTFRRRNRKQA from the coding sequence GTGGGCGAGCCGAGCGACGATAGCGGTGCTGCCAAGGCGCCGCCACCGGATCGCGCGGGTCTTATCGGTGGTCTGTGTGCCCTTGGGGCTTTCGGCACATGGGGATTTCTGCCGGTCTACTTCAAATACATGCAGGACGTGCCGGCAGTCGAAATACTGGCGCACCGTATCGTTTGGTCGGTGCTGCTGGTTGGCGTCATGTTGCGCATACTCGGCCGTTGGGGTGAAGTCCTGACAATCCTCGAAAACAAGCGGCTGATGTTGTGGCTTTGCGTTTCGTCGCTTCTGCTGTCGTGCAACTGGACCTTGTACATCTGGGCAGTGACAAACGGCTTCATCCTGCAAGGAAGCCTTGGTTATTACATCAACCCATTGGTTAATGTGGTGCTGGGCGTGCTGTTGCTGGGCGAGCGTTTGAGCCGGGCACAGTGGATCGCCGTTGCGCTTTCGCTCTGCGGTGTGATCGTGATGGCCGTCGGTCTGGGTGCTTTCCCGTGGATTGCCGTCACGCTGGCGTTGTTGTTCGGGTTTTACGGTTATGTACGAAAGACCTTGCCGGTCGGTGCAGCGCCGGGACTTTTCGTGGAAACGCTGGTTGTCCTGATCCCGGCTGTAATCTATTTGCTTTATCTCGGATGGAATGACGAGGGCGCGTTCGGTACGGTGTCGGTTGGTTATGATTTCCTGTTGTTCTTTGCCGGGCTCGTCACGGCAGCGCCGCTGATCATGTTCGCCGCTGCCGCCCGCCGGCTACGTTACGCAACCGTCGGCTTTTTTCAGTACATCGCGCCGACATTGCAGTTTCTGCTCGCGGTGCTGGTGTATGAAGAGGCTTTCACCGATATTCACAAGATGACCTTCGCCCTGATCTGGACAGCGCTTGCCATATATTCTTTCGACACCTTCCGCAGGCGGAACAGGAAGCAGGCATGA
- the pyk gene encoding pyruvate kinase, with product MRRNRDAKIVATLGPASSSEQEISALFEAGVDVFRMNFSHGAHEGHRERYNIVRSLEQKYGRAVGILLDLQGPKLRVGDFEGGSVELKNGQKFRLEAAEFVGNAERACLPHPEVFDALEPGTDLLLDDGRLRLKVVDHGHDWAETEVVIGGELSNHKGLNVPSVILDVSPLTPKDMEDMRFGLDLGVDFIGLSFVQRPEDIAEAKKLIAGRAHIISKLEKPQALNRLEEIVELSDAIMVARGDLGVEVPPEDVPLLQKRILRACRREGKPVIVATQMLDSMIHAPTPTRAEASDVATAIYDGADAVMLSAETAVGEYSRESVAMMERIIIRVENDPLYREMREAERRAPEATAADAITAAARQVADTISAAAIVTFSTTGSTTIRAARERPVVPILGMTPRLDTARRSALIWGVHSVQMQDCHTFREMVTKAIHAVKTEGFAEPGDPIVITAGVPFGTPGATNILRIAWVE from the coding sequence ATGAGAAGAAATAGAGATGCAAAGATTGTCGCGACGCTAGGCCCCGCCAGCAGCAGCGAACAAGAAATTTCCGCTTTATTCGAAGCGGGTGTCGATGTGTTCCGTATGAATTTCTCGCACGGTGCGCACGAAGGACACCGCGAACGCTACAATATCGTCCGCAGTTTGGAACAGAAATACGGCCGTGCCGTCGGTATCCTGCTTGATTTGCAGGGGCCTAAACTCCGTGTCGGCGATTTCGAAGGCGGCAGTGTCGAGCTTAAGAATGGCCAGAAATTCCGCCTCGAAGCGGCGGAGTTCGTCGGTAATGCCGAGCGGGCCTGCCTGCCGCATCCGGAAGTCTTCGATGCATTGGAGCCGGGGACAGATCTTTTGCTGGATGACGGGCGTTTACGTCTCAAGGTGGTCGATCACGGACATGACTGGGCGGAAACCGAGGTCGTCATCGGTGGCGAGTTGTCGAACCATAAGGGCCTGAATGTCCCGAGTGTGATCCTTGATGTCAGTCCGCTGACGCCGAAAGACATGGAAGACATGCGCTTCGGACTGGATCTCGGCGTTGATTTCATCGGCCTGAGTTTTGTGCAGCGCCCGGAAGACATCGCCGAAGCCAAGAAGTTGATTGCCGGCCGGGCGCATATCATTTCGAAACTGGAAAAGCCGCAGGCTTTGAATCGCCTCGAAGAGATCGTTGAGCTTTCGGACGCGATCATGGTGGCCCGGGGCGACCTTGGGGTCGAAGTGCCGCCCGAAGACGTGCCTCTCTTGCAGAAACGCATCCTTCGGGCCTGCCGCCGTGAAGGCAAACCTGTGATCGTGGCGACACAGATGCTGGACAGCATGATCCATGCGCCGACCCCGACCCGCGCTGAAGCATCCGACGTTGCGACCGCGATCTATGACGGGGCCGATGCGGTGATGCTGTCCGCGGAAACGGCGGTTGGGGAGTACAGCCGCGAAAGCGTAGCGATGATGGAACGGATCATCATCCGCGTTGAAAATGACCCGCTTTACCGCGAAATGCGCGAAGCCGAACGCCGCGCACCGGAAGCAACGGCCGCGGATGCCATTACCGCCGCCGCGCGTCAGGTCGCCGATACGATTTCAGCAGCCGCCATCGTGACTTTCAGTACGACCGGCTCGACAACCATCCGTGCCGCACGCGAACGTCCTGTGGTGCCGATCCTGGGTATGACACCGAGGCTCGATACCGCCCGGCGAAGTGCACTGATCTGGGGTGTGCATTCCGTACAGATGCAGGACTGCCATACGTTCCGGGAAATGGTGACCAAAGCCATTCATGCGGTCAAGACCGAAGGCTTTGCCGAGCCAGGCGATCCGATCGTGATCACTGCAGGTGTGCCATTCGGTACGCCGGGGGCGACCAACATCCTGCGTATTGCCTGGGTTGAATAG